The DNA segment GTGACGAAGGTTGTTTGTAACGAAGAGCAGTTCTTCCCCGAGAGGTGGTTGTGATGAAGGACCTAGTTCTTCGTCAAGTGTGCTTTTCAATAGGGTTAAACATTACACAATATTAAGTTTTCACGTGACAGTGACACTAGTATGCAAACAATACTTTAatcaaccaactctggtgtacaAGATATAATGTAAAAGAATTATAAGATTAAAGTAAGATTGCGAAACCAATGATTCGCAAGGGAAAaaccttgaaatctcgggttgtcacatcatccccaacttgaaagaaatttcgtcccgaaatttgacaagtaatccaAAGCGGCAAGATGTTAAATTAGGATGACTGTGGGTTTTCCgaaggtgccacatcatccccaacttgaaagggaatttcgccccgaaattcgcCAGTTGCATCAAATTTAGATTGGTCAGTTGGGAATAAGTGCTTGAGCTTCATGTGATCCTCAcattcccacgtgaactccggtccacgtcttgagttccaacgaactcttaCGATTGGGATTCGACTATGCTTACGAACCTTGACTTCCCGGTCCATAATTTCTATTGGttcctcgacaaactgcaatttgtcgtcaaTTTTTAGTTCCTGGAGTGGTACCACAAGTGTTTCAttggacaaacacttctttaattgcgaaacatggaaaacatcatgaacgttacccaTCTCGGcaggtaactcgagcttgtaCGCCACCTTACCAATATGTTCCAAGACTTTGAATGGCCCAACATagcgtggattaagcttgccgcgcttcccaaagcgcaccacacccttccagggtgagactttcaacataacACGATCACCTACAGTGAACTCCAAGGGTTtcttacgcttgtcagcgtagcttttctgacggtcgcacGCCACCGCCATACGATTTCTAATCTGGACATTCTTTTCTGAAGTTTCAAGAACAAGTTTCGGACCTGTGAtatggctgtcacccacctcagcccaacaaagaggAGAATGACATTTCCGGCCGTACAACGCTTCAAACGGAGCTGCCTGgatgctagtgtggtaactgttgttgtaggagaattcgatcaccggcaagtgtttctcccaccctttaccaaaatcgatcacacatgctcgcagcatgtcttcaagtgtctggatggttcgttcgctttgaccatccgtctgtggtgATACGCAGTACTCATGTCGAGACGTGagccgaacgatttatgcatcgACTGCCATAAATCAGATATGAAACGCggatcacgatcagagataatagaggttggcaccccgtgcctagaaaccacttccttcagATAAACAACAGCAAGCtgggagaacttatccgtttccttgatcgcaaggaagtgcgcagatttcgtgaggcggtcaacgatcacccagatggtatcgttCCCGTTTTGAGTTCTTGGCAGaccagtgacgaaatccatagcaattttctcccatttccacataggtatttctggttgttgaagtaggcctgagggtttctgatactctaccttgactttcgcacaagtcaaacacttactcaTATACGTCGCGACATTAGCTTTCATCTTTGGTCACCAATACAAGATtttgaggtcctgatacatcttatctaaACCTGGATGAACAGAGTaccgagacttatgtgcttcgtccatcacaagatCTCTAAGGTTACCAAACAAAGGGATCCATACTCGTTCCATAAAATAATAAATGCCATCTAATTTCTTCTCAAGTCGTTTCTCCAAGCCCCGTAAGTATTCAGCTTCCAGGTGTTCTTCCCTCAATGCTTCGGTCTGAGCTGAATGGATCTGATCAGGAAGATTTGAGTAAATAGTGAGCTGTAAGGCTCGAACACGCTTGGGTTTTGTTTTCTTCCGACTAAGGGCATCGGCTACCACGTTAGCTTTACCTGGTTGATACTTGATCACACAATCGTAGTCATTTAAGAGTTCTACCCAgtgacgctgtcgcatattcaattccttctggtcaaagatatgctgaaggctcttgtgatcggtataaatagtgcatttagtaccgtacaagtaatgcctccagatttttaaCGCAAAGACCACGACCCCCaactctaagtcatgagtcgtgtaatctttctcatgaaccttcaactgacgagaagcgtaagctatcaccttctcgcgttgcatcagcacgcaaccgagaccctgaatagaagcatcacagtataccacaaaatcttcggtaccttcaggtaaagacaagatcggtgcactgcggAGTTATTGTTTCAAGAGTTGGAAAGCATCATCCTGCTTCGCTCCCCAAGAGTATAccacacctttctgtgtcaacgaggtgagaggttgagcgatcttctagaagtctttaataaatcttcgataatacccaacgagaccaagaaattgtcgcacctccgaaggattctttggtgccgcccaatttctgatAGCATCAATCTTTGCAGGGTCCACGTGTATCCCCGATTCATTAACAATGTGGCCAAGgaagtgcacttctcgaatccagaagtcacacttagagaattttgcgtagagttgctccttcctccgaagctccaaaataagacgcaggtgtcgctcgtggtcctccttgctcgtagagtagatcaggatgtcatcaataaacacaatgacgaaatcgtcgagatacggtttgcacacccgaTTCATGAgttccatgaaaactgctggtgcgtttgtcaacctgaatggcataaccagaaactcataatggccataccgcATTCGAAAAGCCATTTttggaacatcctcctctcggactctcatctgatgatagcccaatcttaaatcgatcttcgagtagaaacttgacccctgcaactggtcaaacaggtcgtcgatacgcggtaACAGATagcggttcttgactgtcacctttttgagttctcgataatctatacacatacgaaaggacccgtctttcttcttcacaaacaaaactggggctccccaaggcgaagaactgggtcggataaaacctctatccaacagttcttggagttgatttgacagctcttgcaactttcctggtgcaagacgataaggagcacgggCAATGGGGGCTGCTCTTGGTGTGAGgtcgatctgaaattccacctgtcGATGTGGAGGTAAACTAGGAAGCTCTTCAGGAAACACATCAGAAAACTCGAGAACAACTGGAAGGTCTTCAATCTTCCTTTCTTCAGGTTGAGTATCAGTAACAAGAGCTAAAATAGCGGGGTAGCCCTtttgtagacacttctgggctttcatggctgagatgatgccaaccattgCACCACTCCGATGACCTTGAACCGACAAGGATTCTCCActggggagagggatacgcatGATTTTCTCTTTATAGAGAATTTCCGCTTggtgcttagataaccaatccataccaacgacCACATcaaagcttccaagagtaacggggagtaggtcaatgtcgaacacttggcCCATAAGATCAAGTTTACAGCCAAAAAGAACATGTGAAGCTTCAATCGAtttaccatcagctaattctactacgTGCTTATTTACAAGAGGTGTAGGAGTCAACCTTAACTGACGACTGAACTCCAAAgatacataactccaatcggcaccagagtcgaataaaatagaagcaaaaaGATCATTCACAAAAAACGTACCGGTCACAACGTTGCCATCATT comes from the Helianthus annuus cultivar XRQ/B chromosome 4, HanXRQr2.0-SUNRISE, whole genome shotgun sequence genome and includes:
- the LOC118491469 gene encoding uncharacterized protein LOC118491469, which encodes MNCKPQTFSGTEGVVGLMCWLEKAESVFAMCNCLAGDRVKYASGTLEDGALTWWNAQVQMLGIEMCGDAGHFRRDCPQLNQNAGNSNNNNIGNNNNGNNGGNGARGRVFTIGAGEARNDGNVVTGTFFVNDLFASILFDSGADWSYVSLEFSRQLRLTPTPLVNKHVVELADGKSIEASHVLFGCKLDLMGQVFDIDLLPVTLGSFDVVVGMDWLSKHQAEILYKEKIMRIPLPSGESLSVQGHRSGAMVGIISAMKAQKCLQKGYPAILALVTDTQPEERKIEDLPVVLEFSDVFPEELPSLPPHRQEKRAAKERQKESESDVQNVESGAEKITEVVKDEEKVNEAEKVKRLMDIFRAKIVDI